The Plasmodium knowlesi strain H genome assembly, chromosome: 14 genome has a segment encoding these proteins:
- a CDS encoding DEAD box helicase, putative produces the protein MENYLTAFFLLLKSVLSNSNRVRTGAPRRYLLFFVFLNTLVATKWITGGRRHSNWNFIRRGTAPVRTKFVLKSGNKGGVDNISWVKKKHAKDSDRRKNIVLIQRGVNIDTNRIRYTGNILESNSSVQEIKHLSNLQKNVIYLLERNNNILVHAKTSSGKTTICLLYLILKFYYNSEFIFDEDIEREKYLNSDEYLNSYKKMLLLNGTRKKVQRSKLKYTPFSEKYAQICDIREDTDLLMEKRARNVLKKGEKILILCPSKELCVQISQNILSLMSGKDEGAIRLFIDKDGREDDNGPKCVSSWNLSNDVGIKEENGEEAKGRSADIGGVPTLTKCTSTNDLSKRTTNLRDNLFLIGTPICFKNFLLSLSKENLKDLLQKIKYVFFDEIDRMFPALKTRKSRGRKNSTKKKTAYFILETIMYMNKKNLVFVGCSSTLNRELHRRIFKLLSLNRNNAKKKIYLLRESNSSSNGDTSSVEGNPVDTIHPDSPHWGDTFNEPPTWDTNQERGDPTGGDKIVTNAYQEKENIHVDDYADEDERACLFTQNGEDMSLQKYIIKVRLPNSIRHLYSVVKDQLYSSKMEEAYKIVKHFKNRKVLILVKNGFSLLTLKRYLSERNIFSVLLHEELQISLTGNNKHLDRMCQQYAHIKDLKETVLQNEEEIKRKYINKYPVIISSFDSIRGFHINNLEFVLLCSRPKNVNEYIHLSGRVGRRNNIGYSILLEDERNVNIVTNWLTNIRVRFSKLALNGAISADVVSTDNLKQPDNSAQNGSAPDTDRGKDNLNYITSCIMDELNENLP, from the coding sequence TTTATCAAATTCGAACCGTGTTAGAACGGGCGCCCCGCGAAGgtacctcctttttttcgttttcctcaACACTTTAGTTGCAACAAAATGGATAACTGGGGGAAGGCGCCACTCTAATTGGAACTTCATCAGAAGGGGAACAGCCCCAGTGAGAACAAAATTTGTGCTAAAGAGTGGCAACAAAGGGGGGGTTGATAATATATcgtgggtaaaaaaaaagcatgcaAAGGACAGTgacagaaggaagaacattGTGTTAATCCAGAGGGGAGTAAACATAGACACAAACCGAATAAGATATACAGGAAATATTTTAGAAAGTAATAGCAGCGTCCAAGAAATAAAACACTTAAGTAACCTCCAAAAGAATGTCATCTATCTGCTAGAACGGAACAATAACATACTAGTACATGCCAAAACGTCTAGCGGAAAAACAACTATCTGCCTACTTTACCTAATTTTGAAATTCTATTATAACTCTGAATTTATATTCGATGAAGAtatagaaagggaaaagtatCTGAACAGTGATGAATACCTAAATAGCTACAAGAAAATGCTTCTTCTAAATGGAACGAGGAAGAAGGTGCAGAGGAGTAAACTCAAGTACACACCATTTAGTGAAAAGTATGCTCAAATATGTGACATCCGGGAGGACACAGATTTATTGATGGAGAAAAGGGCGAGAAATgtcttaaaaaaaggagaaaaaattcttatCTTGTGTCCGTCTAAGGAACTCTGTGTTCAAATTTCGCAGAATATTCTGTCTCTCATGAGTGGCAAGGACGAGGGGGCAATTCGCCTCTTTATAGATAAGGATGGAAGAGAGGATGATAATGGGCCCAAGTGTGTTTCATCATGGAACTTATCAAACGAtgtaggaataaaagaagaaaatggtgaagaagccaaaggaagaagtgcAGACATAGGGGGAGTTCCCACATTAACTAAATGTACCAGCACGAATGACTTATCCAAAAGAACTACCAATTTAAGGGATAACCTTTTCCTCATAGGAACGCCtatttgttttaaaaatttccttctaaGCTTATCAAAGGAGAACTTGAAAgaccttttgcaaaaaataaaatatgtattCTTTGACGAAATAGATAGGATGTTTCCTGCCTTAAAAACGAGAAAATCacgtggaaggaaaaacagtacaaagaaaaaaacggcCTATTTTATACTAGAAACGATtatgtatatgaataagAAGAACCTCGTTTTTGTGGGTTGTTCTAGTACCCTAAATAGGGAACTGCACAGGAGAATATTCAAGCTTCTTAGCTTGAATAGAAATAATGccaagaagaagatttaccTACTGCGGGAGAGTAACAGCTCTTCGAATGGAGATACCAGTAGTGTAGAGGGGAACCCTGTGGATACGATACATCCGGATAGTCCTCATTGGGGGGACACTTTTAATGAGCCTCCAACGTGGGATACAAACCAAGAGAGAGGGGATCCTACTGGGGGTGATAAAATCGTGACAAATGCTTAccaagaaaaggaaaacatccACGTTGATGATTACGCCGATGAGGATGAACGGGCATGTCTATTCACCCAGAATGGTGAGGATATGTCCCTGCAAAAGTACATAATAAAAGTGAGGCTCCCCAACAGCATACGCCACCTGTACAGCGTAGTGAAGGATCAGCTGTACAGtagcaaaatggaagaggcTTATAAAATCgtaaaacattttaaaaatagaaaagtgCTAATTCTAGTTAAAAATGGATTTTCCCTACTAACGTTAAAGAGGTACCTGTCcgaaaggaatattttttctgtgctcTTACATGAAGAATTGCAAATATCGCTCACGGGAAATAACAAGCACCTGGACAGAATGTGCCAAcagtatgcacatataaaaGATTTAAAGGAGACAGTTctacaaaatgaggaagagataaagagaaaatatataaacaaaTACCCAGTCATTATAAGCTCCTTTGACAGCATTCGTGGTTTTCACATTAATAACTTAGAATTTGTTTTGTTGTGCAGTAGGCCGAAAAATGTGAACGAGTATATACACTTGAGCGGTAGGGTTGGAAGGAGGAACAACATCGGTTATTCCATTCTTTTGGAAGATGAAAGGAATGTCAATATTGTAACAAATTGGTTAACGAACATTCGGGTGCGTTTTTCCAAATTGGCACTAAATGGGGCTATCTCCGCCGACGTGGTGAGCACTGATAATTTGAAACAACCTGATAACAGTGCGCAAAACGGATCAGCGCCCGACACAGATCGCGGAAAAGACAACTTAAACTACATCACATCGTGCATAATGGATGAGCTGAATGAGAATCTCCCGTGA
- a CDS encoding methionyl-tRNA formyltransferase, putative: MNITSYHVQIFFVIFLKICTCKLCYINKVYVGKEGQPPQKISQSVHQISAKNVKASGTKERNQDKLNLTKLNGASGLSPSWGSCEALDGGRAFSEETHKVSCNLLSILSSRDHGHGFHSGKEETVIHLTNALIGPKRFLNKYSFFKNNHEDYQPHPSEGRTHKRPTQLFQWTNIPLHNVLLHNVFQNEVVNLHLHNVYLEIIRTAQSTLRSKIFYVDIKEELRKRKNTIMDMLHQIYALEYKRNTQRSDRIRDKDKTKIRILFIGGNEFSLLCFKVIRLIIKYVRNDIVLDHVITKSPRKKGRHLKLKKSHIEEEAEKEKIKIFYYDKIRNDTYMLKNETFDLCISASFGEIFNASFFKNIASNVYTLHPSLLPLYRGASPIQRSLLNNESLFGYSIFLTNLRIDAGPVLIRSPHTFGDAFNFNDIITILFTLGSLHLMRHIFFLANYKLGSTNGELQRTVESPNPSTISTHNNNKHLKIRHLLYDEENITPHNVKKKQFMLHTDIGQDKMNYAWLRNYLMLSSTHNNNTYAPKIKSEERYVCFFCSTALHIHNKVRGFINWPKVECTLYLVHKGGLKAMEVKLIKTSQESGDHISHQHLHQFKHLDALQSHKCFDGIPRKLAIFNRGAINILCKDNSLLKIYKLQRKNKKIMDASSFFNSINGVDLLY, from the coding sequence ATGAATATAACCAGTTACcatgtacaaatatttttcgtaaTATTTCTAAAAATATGTACGTGCAAATTATGCTACATTAATAAAGTATATGTTGGTAAAGAAGGACAGCCTCCTCAAAAAATTTCCCAAAGTGTGCATCAAATTAGTgcgaaaaatgtaaaagcgAGTGGAACGAAAGAAAGAAATCAGGATAAATTAAATCTCACAAAATTGAATGGCGCCAGTGGTTTGTCGCCCAGTTGGGGGAGCTGCGAAGCGTTGGACGGAGGAAGGGCTTTCTCTGAAGAGACCCACAAAGTATCATGCAATCTGTTATCCATACTGTCTAGCAGAGACCACGGGCACGGTTTTCATAGCGGTAAGGAAGAAACGGTTATCCACCTCACAAATGCGTTAATTGGGCCTAAACGCTTCTTGAATAAATATTcattctttaaaaataaccATGAGGATTATCAACCCCACCCCAGTGAGGGAAGGACCCATAAGAGGCCTACACAATTGTTCCAGTGGACAAATATCCCCCTCCATAATGTTCTCCTCCATAATGTGTTTCAAAACGAAGTGGTGAATTTACACCTACACAACGTCTATCTAGAAATAATTCGCACTGCGCAAAGTACACTAAGgagtaaaatattttatgtgGACATTAAGGAAGAGTTacgcaaaaggaaaaacaccaTTATGGACATGTTGCACCAGATTTATGCACTAGAATATAAGAGAAACACACAGAGGAGTGACAGAATCCGAGATAAGGATAAGACAAAAATTCGCATTTTATTCATCGGAGGTAACGAGTTCAGTTTGTTATGCTTTAAAGTGATCAGGTTAATCATAAAGTACGTAAGGAATGATATAGTGTTAGACCACGTTATTACCAAAAGcccaagaaaaaagggaagacatttgaagttaaaaaaatcacaCATCGAGGAGGAAGcagagaaagagaaaataaaaattttttattacgaTAAAATAAGGAATGACACATATATGCTAAAAAATGAAACCTTCGATTTATGCATTTCTGCATCGTTTGGAGAAATATTTAatgcctccttttttaagaacattgCTTCCAATGTGTACACCTTGCACCCAAGCTTACTGCCACTCTACCGGGGTGCATCCCCCATTCAGAGAAGTTTATTAAATAATGAATCCCTTTTTGGCTACTCAATATTTCTCACGAATTTGCGCATCGATGCAGGCCCCGTTTTGATAAGAAGTCCACATACATTTGGTGATGCTTTCAATTTTAACGACATAATTACGATATTATTCACCTTGGGGTCATTGCATTTGATgagacatatttttttcctcgccAATTACAAATTGGGTAGCACAAACGGGGAGTTACAACGAACAGTGGAATCTCCCAACCCTTCTACCATCTCCACACATAATAATAACAAACACTTAAAAATTCGCCATTTGCTatatgatgaagaaaatatcacCCCACATAACGTCAAAAAGAAGCAGTTCATGCTGCATACAGACATTGGACAGGATAAAATGAATTACGCTTGGCTGAGAAATTATCTCATGCTCTCTTCGACCCATAATAATAATACATACGCaccgaaaataaaaagtgaagaaaggtatgtctgttttttttgttcaaccGCCTTGCATATTCATAATAAAGTGAGGGGGTTTATAAACTGGCCCAAGGTGGAATGTACCTTATACCTCGTCCACAAGGGTGGCCTCAAGGCCATGGAGGTGAAATTAATTAAAACGTCACAGGAATCGGGCGACCATATCAGCCACCAGCATCTCCACCAATTTAAACACCTGGACGCACTTCAGAGCCACAAGTGCTTCGACGGAATCCCGCGCAAATTGGCAATTTTTAACAGAGGAGCTATAAATATTCTCTGCAAGGACAATAGCCTgctaaaaatttacaaattgcaacggaaaaataaaaaaattatggacgcttcatccttttttaacAGCATCAACGGAGTTGATCTGCTGTACTAG
- a CDS encoding peptidyl-prolyl cis-trans isomerase, putative, whose product MRSLARRWGTFFKYYDRGKVSFRSFYFAGKKQFFIHLFFISLNSYFVKKYLFSNTSTVFHLEGKGVDAYLEKKYKSDKPYIKTESGILYKDLIDGEGDPIEEGDIVYIHYQGKTTNDFRIIHSTFNSIIPPKIRAGQYDKKHIRAIYEIVIGMKKHTRRQCIVPPHLAYPNHFPSQPLLYEIDVVKVVKKNSQGKTFIENAEKKIEQIKSFISSFF is encoded by the exons atgagaagtcTCGCCAGAAGATGGGGTACCTTTTTTAAGTACTACGACAGGGGAAAAGTTTCATTCCGAAGTTTCTATTTTGCagggaaaaaacaatttttcattcacctcttttttatttcgttaaaTTCCtatttcgtaaaaaaatatttattttccaatACGTCGACCGTTTTTCATTTGGAGGGGAAGGGGGTAGACGCCtacttggaaaaaaagtacaaatcTGACAAACCCTACATTAAAACGGAGAG CGGAATTCTTTATAAGGACCTTATAGACGGAGAAGGGGATCCCATTGAAGAGGGTGATATCGTGTATATCCACTACCAGGGAAAAACGACGAACGACTTTCGCATAATTCACTCAACTTTTAATAGCATAATTCCACCAAAAATCAGAGCTGGGCAATACGATAAAAAACACATACGGGCCATCTACGAGATTGTCATTGGAATGAAGAAGCACACAAGACGGCAGTGCATCGTTCCCCCGCACCTGGCGTACCCAAACCATTTTCCTAGCCAG CCGCTCCTTTACGAAATCGACGTTGtaaaagttgtaaaaaaaaattctcaggGAAAGACATTTATCGAAAAtgctgagaaaaaaatagaacaaataaaatctTTCAtatcgtcttttttttaa